Within the Setaria viridis chromosome 3, Setaria_viridis_v4.0, whole genome shotgun sequence genome, the region TAAGAAGTTATGAGATTTGTATGATGTTTGTTATGCTTCATAATTATATGCATGATCAGAAAATTTTTGGTTCATTAACTTTGTAGAtgaatcggcaatggatgtacaacgcagacAAACGCTCCATGGGGTACATCActcaaggagcaacttcatatccactctgaattcccggtatgtattgaatttgcacatctcgtgtcacttccttCAACACAACAAATACTTCATAaattcttttgccatatatatagtgtttgagacagaatccgaggaataatttatgcagatactacgtatgtgagttcatctaTGGCTTTGTAcgtcccaagcgtataactgaccacgaattcagagtacgtatacaaatttcttaacaataaattagttctaattgtgcagatccattgatctaatataataacctttgctaatgacatagattatgcacatgaaggaagaacttctcgagatggaaaaaatcatggcaattcaagaacaactcagtggatttcttctaaacgaggtagtaaattcagcgggagagttccataatgatggattaaaTCTGCATCATCATccggactcgggttcagaatagttgatccaaaatgttgaacttgaaaagttgattcaatgtaatattattcatacatgtgtatgcacaatatgtctatgtataatattatctcaaatgtaatattataaattaaatacaactttatatatattagtgtaTTAGAGCAGCatatgtaaagaaaataaatacgaaatacaaatatagaataaagaaatagaaaagaaaataagaaaagaaaaaataattgagtaccggttggtctctccaaccggtactaaaggatcccTTTCAGTATCGACTTAGCAATACGTACCGGTTGCACAAATAGTACTGAAGAGGGTTTGAATCCAATACTAAATGCGCTTTGCCAGTAGTGCACCGACGTACGTGGGTGCGTCGTATAGACACATCTGAGTGATTAGAGATTTGATGCCGTGTTAATTTTAAATATAGCTTGTGGAGCGATGTGCTAATAACGTGTGCCGTTCCAGAGGCTTCCGTAGTATCCGAGCAAATCATCCAAAAATAAGCAGCAATGCTTTGCTGTGGATTCCCATTCTTCTTTGCCCTGTCGATCGAAAGCACTGGCTGGGCTGCAACGAAATGGCGCACTACCAAATGGTCAAACGATGCTGCTGCCAATAACTAAAAGCCCTCAATACCTCAGTGACATATGCTTATTGATTTCTTTTCCCTCCGATCCGGTAATATTACCATTTCTTGAGCTTATTACTTGGCCATATGGCCATACGTTGGACGGCCAAGATTTGAGCACAAGTGATCATCTTCGTATACAAACAAAAAGCAAAGTCTTCAAATACGGGATTAATCCAATTTGCCCTCAAGAGGAGAAAATTTGTTTATTTCTCCCCTCAATCTTCTCTTATCCATGAAGGAAATTGTTTATTCCATGTATCccttaaaataaaataattcgtGTATGAAACTCATCGCGGGCCCGCCCACCTCCATAAATGCGCGCACACACGGAGCAAGGcagccacgagcccacgaccACGACGACGAGCAGCTGCTCAACGCGTGGTAGGGGAGTGGAGTCTCGGCGGTCGGCGGTGGCCATGGCATGCAGGACGCTGGAGCTGACGCTGGTCTCGGCGCGGGACCTCCGCTCCGTCAACCTCGTCTCCAAGATGGAGATCTACGCAGTGGCCTACCTCGCCGGTGACCCGCGCTCGAGGCAGCGCGTCCCCACcgaccgcgccggcggccgcgaccCCACCTGGAACCAGACCGTCCTCATCACCGTCCCGGCGTCTGGCGCCGGTTGCGGCGTGGTCCGCGTCTTGCTGCGCACGGAGCGCGCCCTCGGTGGCGACCGCGACGTCGGCGAGGTGCTCATCCCGCTCCCCGacgtgctcgccggcgccggggacgggCCCACGGAGGCCACGGCGGCGTGCTTCCCGGTGCGCAGGATCGGCTCCCGCAAGCCCCAGGGCGTGCTGAACGTCTCCTACAAGCTCGGCGGGGTCGTTCACCCGGACCTCGTCGCACGGATCGAGGGAGCCCAGCCGGTGCAGGCGGGCGACCCGGCGAGTCCGATGATGGCGTACTTGGCGGCCGCCGCGAAGGTGTACTCTGCTGCGGCGCGGCCGCCACAGTGCTTGCCTTCTACACCGTACCCGGTGGCGCCTATGGGCGCGAGCATGCGGAGCAGAAGCTAGTCGGTGAACGTCCATGAAAATGAAGAAGGATGACGAGTCTAGTGGTTGTTtactctccagtctccactgACCACTATGCATATTGACACCGTGAAATACATGACGTGTACTATATTCAGTTATACACGCGTTGGTGTTCAAGCTTCGAACCTCAATGGCTCGATGCATAACCTCAATGTCAATATATACGAGATAAGTTTATAGCTTAATACGATATTGCTATAAAATTGTTGACTGAATAGAGAACTCGCTCAGGTGATTAAGTTAAGAGTAAATTTCACTAGCAGCATAAATTTGTTCCGAATTCTTATCCTGATCCCAGTACTCTCAAAATGCTCATGACAGTCCTTAAACTTCACTATGGAAACagtaaagttgccgagtgttttctatttgccgagtgctttatctcgggcactcggcaaagcaggtgtttgccgagtgtcaaactgaaaacactcggcaaacattatacactcggcataaatcctctttaccgagtgtcaaactgaaaacacttggcaaactcgtaaccgacactcggcaaaacaactgacactcggcaaatcttaACCACGTGACCGGCATGTGCGGCGTCCGTTAGGGGGGGCGTGCCGGACgttagtcctttgccgagtgtccgttgcagacactcggcaaagttacaaGTTTGCTGGGTGCCGCGgtcgacactcagcaaagacaTGTGTTTGCTGAGTGGTTTTctccggcactcggcaaacatgaatggttgccgagtgttttgtgcgacactcggcaaaaccaaaacaatttttccctcctccaccctccacacTTTTTGTACTCCCCAcgtatgacatttggcactgcatgttagAAGGTGGTCTATTTCTTGACCTATTTGCTgtatttaatgaattaatttcatttagagtaatttgttgatttaagtcaaatttaaACTGCAAGtgatggaataatatgagtggaaaaatcatagtCGTGTTAATGAGTCCGAATTGAGATCTCATCcgggaaatgaaaaaaaatttcgaacattttgttaagaaaacacgaccacgaacgtgtggccaaatgattttttaattctaaaaaaatacaaacaaagtttgaaaatcacgagatttgccAAGATGCCATGAtttcatatgtggaggctgtggtaaaaaaattgagaaggtttcacacaaattttgacatatgatgcttagaaatcgaagcatctccggagaggattcatagaagttggaaggatccggtaagattttgagttgAATTGATACTTGAATTTGGGATTGAGTTCAAAATTTTTTGTATGGCCATAGACAATATAGATTGGTTCacgtcaaattttgggaatttttcggatccgtttgataatttttatttattaattgcaattatataaatttaatagatataaattcaatttgagctataaatccatgaaataatgaaataatattagtagaaaaatgaaatagttattgtttagtgattttgactaggtttttgcaaagtttacacatgaaatataagcgtactttgccgagtgtcctgtcgaaacactcggcaaaggacgctact harbors:
- the LOC117849147 gene encoding protein SRC2 encodes the protein MACRTLELTLVSARDLRSVNLVSKMEIYAVAYLAGDPRSRQRVPTDRAGGRDPTWNQTVLITVPASGAGCGVVRVLLRTERALGGDRDVGEVLIPLPDVLAGAGDGPTEATAACFPVRRIGSRKPQGVLNVSYKLGGVVHPDLVARIEGAQPVQAGDPASPMMAYLAAAAKVYSAAARPPQCLPSTPYPVAPMGASMRSRS